TCGCAGTTCGGCGAGCAGGTCGTCGCCCCAGGAGCGTGAATCGGCGTTCTTGAGGAAGTGCTTCTTGATCCCGGCGACGGCAGAGCCGCCGTTGCGCGTGCTGGCGCCGATGCCGATCGGCCCGGCGTCCACGACGGCGACGGAGCGGCCAGCCCCCGCGAGGACGCGGGCGGCCGACAGTCCGGTGTAGCCGGCGCCGATCACGAGGACGTCGACCCTTGCGGGCGGGTCGGCGGGCTCGACGTCGCGACCGATGGGGGCGGCCGCCTCCCACCAGTAGGGTGTGTCCTTGATCGGGCCGGGTGCGGGTCGGGTCACGGGGGTCGTCCGGTTGGAGGCGGCGGGGAAGTGTTCAGTATGCTGAAACGGATCAGAGGTGCCGCTCGGTCACCGGCTGGGCGATGATCCACAGCACGCGGCACGGGCTTTCGGTGTCGTTCCCGAACGAGTGCTCCAGGTCGGAGTCGAACTGGAAGCTGTCGCCGGCGTTGCAGCGGACCGTCCGCCCGTCGACCGTGAGCCAGAGGGTACCATCGAGGACGACCCCGCCTTTCTCGGCGACGAACTTCAGGGGCTGATCGCCCGAATTGCCGCCCGGCGGGATGTGCAGGATCATCATCTCGAGGTTTCGGGCCACGCCGGGCGAGAGGAGCTCCTTGACCATGCGGTCGGGTCCGAAGTCCAGAAACGGGCGACTGTCGCCGCGGCGGACGAATGTCGGTGTGTCGGTGGTCTCGGTCGGTTCGCCGAAAAGGGCGGCGAGCGGGACGTCGAGTGCGAAGCGGATCTTGGTCAGCACCTTGAGGGACGGATTGGCCGCGTCACGCTCGATCTGGCTGAGCATGCCGACGGAGACCTGGGCGAGCTTGGACAGCGCGGTGAGGGCCAGGCCGCGCTCCTTGCGCAGGCGCTTGATGTTGCTCCCCACGAGCGGGACGCCGAATTCGTCCACCGTCGCCGGGTCCGTGCCGCTCCCCGAGAGCGCGGGAGTCGCTTCACTGTTTCGTGCCAAGTGGCAGGCTCCATGCTTCAACATATTATCTGACTATCCGCAAAGACTTGGCAACTGCCGTTGAATTCAGGTCGGCGCCAGTTCGCCGAAATTTGACGCAATGAGGCCGGTTTCAGCAGAAATTGACTCATATGCGCGCCAATTCAGCAAATCAACGAATGCCCGAAAAAGTGGCTCCGACGCCTTGCGTTGATTTCGAAATGTTGAAATCCTCCGGTCGACGCGCAAGCCCCCGAAGACCCGTCCGGGGTCCGCCGGGGTGTCCCGAAGCGCGGAAGAATGTGTGCCGGCGACGGCAACCAACGGAGTTCTTGATGGTCGAGATCGGCGTCGATATCGGCGGAACGTTCACCGACGTGATTTGCCGCTCCGCCGGCGCTCCGGACCGGGTGGTGAAGGTTCCGACCACGCGGGGAGATCCGAGCCGCGCCGTCCTCGCCGCCGTGGCGCGCCTGAAAGACGAGGCCGGGATCGAGCCCGGCGACATCGTCCGGTTCGTCCACGGCACCACGGTCGCGACGAACGCCGTCCTCGAGCGCAAGGGTCCGAAGATCGGGCTTCTCACCACCGAGGGCTTCAAGGACATCCTCGAGATCGGCCGCCAGCTCCGCCACGACGTCTACCGCGCGGTACTCGAGGCGGAGACGCCCGTCTACCTCGCCCACGGCCGCTTCCGTCACGAGATCCCGGAGCGAGTCGCGGCCGACGGAACGGTCCTCACGCCGCTCGACGAGGAAGCGGTGCTGAAGGCGGCCGAGGCGCTCGTGGCCGACGGCGTCGAGGGCATCGCCATCGTCTTCCTGTTCTCCTTCCTGGAGCCCGCGCACGAGCGGCGTGCGGCCGAGCTCATCGCCGAGCGGTGGCCCGATCTCGCGCTGTCGCTCTCCTGCGACGTCGATCCGGCCTTCCGCGAGTACGAGCGGACGGTCGTGACCGCCTTCGACGCGTACATCAAGCCGGTCATCGACCGCTATCTCGCCAACCTCGAGGCGGGGCTCGAAGCCGAGAAGGTGCCCGCACCGCTGCAGATCATGCAGTCGCGCGGCGGCATAACGGCGGCCGAGACGGCGCGCCAGCGTCCGGTGCGGCTCTTCCTCTCGGGACCCGCTGCCGGTGTCGCCGGTGCCCAGGCGGTCGGCGCCGCTGCCGGTGTGGGCGATCTCATCAGCGTCGACATCG
Above is a genomic segment from Acuticoccus sediminis containing:
- a CDS encoding cupin domain-containing protein; amino-acid sequence: MARNSEATPALSGSGTDPATVDEFGVPLVGSNIKRLRKERGLALTALSKLAQVSVGMLSQIERDAANPSLKVLTKIRFALDVPLAALFGEPTETTDTPTFVRRGDSRPFLDFGPDRMVKELLSPGVARNLEMMILHIPPGGNSGDQPLKFVAEKGGVVLDGTLWLTVDGRTVRCNAGDSFQFDSDLEHSFGNDTESPCRVLWIIAQPVTERHL